TCAGTTGTGTTTAATTTTAATTCGATTTTTATTTTGGTCAAAATTCTGCACTGTTTCCGTATAGTTTGTACGGAGTTAATTTATTTTACTACATTTATTTAAAATTATAATTGATATGGGTATTTCTAGGTCGGCTTACCGAAGGTATAAAGTGATAGACTCTTTATTGCGCAATACTATGCGTCCCTATCCTACTTTAGTAGATATTCAGGAAGCATGTGAAAATAAGTTGGATATTTCACCTTCTTTGGATACGCTTGAGAAAGATATTCGTAATATGAAATTACCTGAACCGGATGGTTTTGATGCTCCCATTTACTATTGCCGATTAAACAAAGGGTATCAATATACCAATCCTAATTTTTCAATTAATTCAATAGGTCTAACTGATACGGATATTAATAGTATTAAAGAGGCAATGGAGTTGTTACAGAATATTAGCGGGGAGAGGGTAGGTGAACGCTTTAGTTATGCTATTGATAAGATTCTAACCAGTTTTAAAGAAACATTTCCAGATGGAAATAGTAAACGTAAAATTATCCAAACGGATTATGTTCCAGGGGCAAGAGGATTTGAAAATTTTGATTTGTTATTCAGAGCTTGTAAAAACAAATACTCAATTTCATTTGTACATTATTCGTATAACAAAAGAGAGTTCAAGTCGGTTATTGTTCATCCAGTGATGCTCAAGGAATTTGAAAATAAGTGGTATTTAGTAGGCTATTCTGAAAGTCATGATGCTCTTAGAACTTTTGGATTTGATCGAATTTACCAACCTTTATTTTTGAAGAGAAAATTTATTGATAGAGATGCTGTTGAGGTGGAGAGTTATTGTAAAGATATTTACGGAGTTTATCCCATTGAAAACCAACCCACACAAACTATAACTTTTTTGACTTCCTACAAAATAACCAATTACTTTGACGCCTATCCAATTCACTCAAGTCAGAAGGGTGAAAAAAATGAATCGGGCTCTAGTTTTTTTACCCTTGAAGTAGTTCCAAGTGTAGAACTAATTCGTTTATTTCGATCGTATGGTAAAAACTTAGAAGTTATTAATCCGCAATGGTTAAGAGACCAGACAAAAACATTACTATAGCATGAAAAAAGATACTAAAAACAGAGTATTTCATCTCAATCAATTTGGACATGGAGATGCAAATCCAATATTACTTAGAGTTAGTTTGTTTGCGGAGTTCACCAAAATTGATTTTGGGTATACAACAACAGATATATACGATAATGGAGGATGGATTAGAATGGCACCGGATACATTTATAGAAGTAATTGAAACAGGTAAAAGATACACATTACAATTAGCAGAAAATATCCCTATTGCACCTGTCCATCATTATTTTGAATCTCAAAAAGATTGGCGGTATTTTTCCTTGTATTTTTCTCCATTACCAATACAAGATTGTACGATTAACATTATTGAAGTCGAAAACGGAACTCTTATTGATTTTAACTATTATGGAGTTGAGTTGCGAATGAAAGAGGGGATGGAAATTTTGGAATAAAAAAAACCGAAACGAAAGTTTCGGGTTTTCTGTTGCGGAGAAAGAGGATCCTCTTTAAATCGCATCAAGCCAATATTTTCAGTACTTTACAGAGCTACATTTTACAAGGATACTCACTGGGGTACCACTGGTTAGAAACTCTCATTATGTATATTCATACAAATATAGAATTTGACTCTTGATTTTAAGTAAAAAAACTCTATAATTAAAATTTTAATTTAAGTAACATATTAGATATTTATTGTGTTTTGAAAATGAATTTAGCGCAGTTATACTAAATTAATGTTCTCCCTTGGTTGACTAATCTAATATGTTTATATAAAACCAACAAATAAAAACAATCCATCAATATTTCTACATCATTAACTGCATTATGAGTTTTTATTGGTAGTGGCTCCTTAAAAAGCAATTCATAAGCATCAATTAAATTTAAATATTTACCACCATAAATAGAGTTTATTTTTTTCATTAAACAAAAAATTTGCAACCCACCTTGTCGAAGGTAGTTGTCTATGTAAGGTTTTGATTTTTTTAATCTTAAATATTCGCTATCTAATATAGACATATCAAATTCAGTATTATAAGAAATAATATGAGTTTGTCTTTCATTAATAAATCTAAATCCCATTAAAACATCTTCTATCCCAATACCGTTTTCTGATAAATAAGAATCGCTCAACCCAGTTAAATTTTGTATTTCATTTGAGACTGTAAAATCATCAGGTCTAATATAGTGATTTGCGATAATTGAAACCGAACGCCTTTCATGATTTATAGTTTCTACTTTTTGTTCAGTATAAGCTATTTGTATAACTCTAGGATATAAATCATAGTTTGTGGGGTTATTTATAAGTCCTGTCGTTTCGATGTCTAAAAATAAAGGACTAAATCGTATATCATTATTACTTGAATATATTAAATCACTATTATTCTCGGCTTGAATTATATTTTCATTAAAACTTGATAATTTAAACACTTGTAATCCATCAGGGAATCCTCTTTTGGACAAATCATCTGAACCATAAGTCACTTTAAAATAAAAGTTATTAATAATTGCCTTGTTTCCATCATTTAAATTAAAATTTTCAGAATAAGAACCACAATATTTTGCCAAAAAAAACAAAGTTGAATCTGCATCAATTCGTTTAGGCTCGTTAACTGGAAATTGATTATCACAAAATAAAAATTTGTACTCGATACCGTTTAAAATAGTTGGAGGGAGAACAACATGATGTGCCCATCTTAATTCAATCCTTTTAAATTTATTTTTATAAGTTTCGTTAGGTAATAAAGCCAATACCCCTTCATGTAAATCTTCAGCAGAAGCAAATTCAATATCACCAGAATATACATGTATATGAAATCCATTAGGTGTTTTCACTACCCACTCATAGTCTTCTGGAAGGAACAATTGTCTTAGTATATCTTTTATAAGATCTATACTTGAACAGTTATCAATATCAATGCACCTATGATGTTTCCCATAACTTCGGGTATTTCCTAAAACAGCACCTATACCACTTGAATATTCCCAAGGTAGACTAGTAATATCTTTTAATTCAGGTCTTCTTATTTGCCACCTTCTCCAAGGATGACAGGGTGCTTTTTCAGGATTATTTTCCTTTATGTTATATTCAGTTTTTAAATATGATATACAAGTAGGTATAAATCCTAAATTATAATATTCTTGTGCTATTTTCGATAAATTCATAGAGATTTTATTTCAATAATTAAATTTTAAATGTATATTTTTTTTATTTAAAGAAACTTAAAAATGGTTACTTTAAACTAACAATAATATCATCGAACTCTACATGTCTATTAATAATATTTATGATATTTCTTACTAAGAATGATTATACAATTTACTAAAGTAAATTGTATATATGATAATTTAACTTTCATTATTTTAATTTAATAAATTCAAACGATTTAACAACAAATGATTCTTTAACATATTGTATTTTTTCATCTATCTCCTGTACCAATTATTATATCTCTAATTATTACAACCCCATCATTACTTAGTGACATTATTCTACTTTCATCTTCGGAAAAAGCAACAAAATTTAATTTTTTACTAATATCTTCTTTAATCTTGTCTCCATGCCCTGTAAAAGAATTTATAATCTCCCCAGATGCTGTTGTTGCAATATGAACAGCACTAGATTCTTGATGACCATAACCACCCAAAGTTAAAGGCTCATAACCTTGTTCAGATAATGCCAAAAAATTACCAGTAGGACTAAAACATAAAAAATTTTTATTATTTATAACTCTCCATTTTTTATAAGTATTATATAAATTGTTGCTAGAATTGTATATGTTTTTTTTCAACTCTACATCATTGGTGACTTCTGAGAAAAAATCATCATCCATTTTAATTATAAATGTATCTGGAATACTATCATAAGTAGCAAAATAACCTGTCTTGGAAAATCCACAAACCCAAGCAGCTTTTCTTGGTAATCTACTAATTGTGCTGTCCAGAATTTCTAACTTTTGATTTGATTCATCTAATGATATAGAAAAAATCATTATAAGACTGTTATTTATGCTCCCAAATACTGGTTTCCCAACTATTCCTAAATACTTATTATCATAGCTATACGCTGCATAATTATAAAAATGAGTGTCTGTAGGAATGCTTATATATTTCTTAATGTTTGTTCCAGCTATTCCAATTTCAATATACTTATCTAATTGAATTATATGTTGTGAGTTAATATTTTTATAATCATTTATTCCTAATTTTTCAAATTCTTCTTTAAAAGAGTTATATGTTAGAAGTTTGTTTTTTTCTACAATTAATTTTGCTTGCTCTTTTTCATTTTCAGAATGTAGAATTGAGTTTGTAATATCTAATTCCTGTTTCAATTTATTTACTTCATCAATCAGTAATATTTGACCATTAATTTTATGGAAATATCTTTCAAGATAAGATACTTGTGCATAAAGTTTTCCATCAGGACTCATGAATTTGTAGTAATGGTAGTTTGGAGGCGTAATATCTTGAAATGTTTTAGGGTCTATAATCTTAACTGCTCTTGTATTATCTTGCCTAACTACAAAATTACCATCATTATTAAAGGCTAAAAAAACTCCTGAAAAAAAGTTGATAATTTCATTTTTTTCTATGTCATAATAAGCATATTTATTACTTTCATCTTTAAGTACTAAAAACTGTCCGTCAGGTGATAGGTAAGATTCACTATACTTTTTATCATCAATTTTAACTTCAGACAAATCATATTTACCTGATTGAGAATTGAATTTTGAAATGTAAAATGTATTTGTTCTATGAGAAAATATTTTATTTAATTCTTTTGAATATGATTCAATTTTTCCCACAAATGCATCTTTAACATGAAGAGTTTTAGGATTAAAAACTATTTGATTTTGCGATAAAGCATAATTTGAAAAAAACTTAAATTCTAACGTATCTTTAAAAACAGATTGTTTTAAATTATTTTCATTTATAAATCCATTTGCGCAATTTTTTAAATCAAAGGCGTTTATATACTTAGTTTTGGAAATGTCTTTTTGTTTTTCACGATACCATATTATTTGATGTTCTTTATAATGCTCAAAATTTAGAATTTCTATTTGATCTAATATAGGTTTTTTAAAATTATTAAACTGGAAAAGAGAATACTTTTCTTTAGATTTTATTATAAAGTATCCAATTTCATTAATCGAAAAAATTTCAATTGAATCATCATTATCAATTATAATACTATTATTTCCAAAAAATAAAATTTTAGTATTTTGACAATTTATTAACAGCATAGAATTCATATATTCAAGAACATTCAAGCTTTGTTTTTTGTCAATTAATTTTATTGATTTCTCAGAATCATAAAAAGAAAGAGATATTTCTGTATTTTCAATTATATATGGTTTACCACTCCAGTTAGTAATATACTTATTGAACTTTACACCATTAAAGTCTCTTTTTATTTTTTTTTGGATAACAAATAGGCCACCATTAGTCGGATAGATTCTTTGTGTTTTTATTGTTTCAGATATTCTTTTATTTTGTGGAAGTGCGTGATAATAATAAGTATTGGCATCAGGGAGTAATGAAACAATTTCATTTTTAATTTCCTCTATTTTTCTATTCAAGTCAATTAGTTCAATATTACCAATCATTTCATTGCCTAAATGAATTATTTTTTCATTTTGTAAATTAACTTCAAAATCAAGGCTTACCGACTCAGTATAACTTGTAAGTAATCTAGAACAATTTAAGATACCGTTTTCAATTGTGAATACATTACCTAACTTGTCTATTGCATTATTTGACTTTTTAGTAACTTCAATTGAATTATGAAGATTAATTAGATTTGTATATTTAATTACTTCATTATAATTAATAATAATATTTTGGTCAATACCGTCTAAATAATAGTTATTGAAATTTTCAAATAATTTTAGTTCTTTAAAGCATTCATTGCTTTGATGAACTAATTCAAAACATTGAATTCTGTTTAATTTTAAATTATAAAGCCAAACTTTATTATTTTCAGGTAGTATTTTTATTTCTTGATATTCATTTAGTAATTCTCCAACTAATGAAAAAGTTTCTGTATTGTATATTCCGAGATTAATTATCCCATCCGTAGAATTCCCAACTTTAGTTACAAATAGAAAATTTGTATTGTTTATTTTGTAAATTATTGTTGGGCTGTAATGATTTTCAGTAAGTAATAAATTCTTTTTCTCATCATAAAGTAATAATCTGTCTTTCATTAGAAAGAAAGAATAATCTGTATCTTCAAAAACAAATGCTTTCTTAAATTCACTTGAACCTAATCTAAAGGCTTCTCTTATCTCTATTTCTTGCTCAAATAATATATTATTGTAAATACATCTTGCAGTAAGTTTACCTGTTGCATTTACATGTGTTAGTAAAGTAGGGTATTTCGAATTAACTTCAATGGTCATTAATATATCATCTTTGCAATATATTTCTATTGTTAAATTGTCATCAGTTGAAAGAATTTGAAACTGACTGTTTTTATAACCTATACTTGGGAATATATTAAAAGGTCTTTTCATCTATGGACTATTTTTAGATTTAATATTCTGTTTTTTGAATTTTGTATTTTATTAGTTCATGTTATTAATTATTAGTTCTCTGTCTAAGAGAATTTTTTTCCTATCTCCTCTTTCACCACAAATGCAATAATAATTGAATAATGATTCCCCTACAGTCTTTTTAATTTTCCCATTAATTCTTGAAAGAACAACGTTTATATCATTGTCAAGTGGGTTAATTAATGTTTCAATAGCCCGATTAATAATATCAGGTTCAGATTGATTTGAAAATCGAGAATACAGTTGAGTAATTTCTTCTTTATAATCTTGTAAATGAGAAATAATAATCCCTTCAGGGTGATTTAGATAAAATAAATAAATCGATTTTTCTTTTGGATTGAGTCGAAGTTCAAGTCCTCCCAAATCGGTAAAAAATATTTTTCTAGAATACCCCCTAATTTCCAATCTACTAGGTTGTTGTAGCAAAACAGAACGACTTCTAAAAGTCATACTATTTCGTATGCCATCCAATATTTCAAAAAACTGTCTGGTGTATAGGGTAGGTGTATCTCTATCTTTAAAATGATTCATGCAAGTATCACAAACATCAGCAGTTCTCATTTTTATGATTATTTGTGATTTGTCTTCACAAAAATCCATTATGCATCCAATTGATTTTTTATGAACTCCTTTTAAAATAGCTTCGTTATTCTCAAACATAAAGTATCGCATAGCCCAAATAATAACCTCGTAGGCTATTGGAAATCTAATATCGATTGTATTCCCAAAAAAATGTTCCCAATTTGAGGTTTGTATAAAATAATTTTTCATATTTGGATCGACACCCCCAAACCAATTGAGTTCATTACCTATATCCGTTAGTAATACAACTAAATCATTTTCACTTATTTTTTTAGTTTTTCTGTACTTATCACATTCAGTAAATAATTGTTTCCAAGATTTTACTTTTTCAAGATATGGGAATTTAATTGTAAACCTTGAAGAATTTCTACTTTCTTGTGCTGAAAATGAATTTATTTCTAAATGCTCAAAATCATCTTTATTGTTCCATATTCTTTCTTTTGTTCTAATTGTGTCTTCAATTATCTCTTCTTCACACGGAATAAAATGCATAGGTCCTTGAAAATTTTGCAATAATTGCAAAACATTTCTATAGGTTTCTTCACTTAATTCGGGCGATCGTAACAAATGGACATTCATAAGTCTAAAGTAGTATTTTAATTAGATTTAATTCATCTAATATGTAATTATTATCATACAAATTTCATAACGCATTTCTGCCCATTAAATTACTTTAAAATGTATTTTTTGAGGAAATTCCCCAAAAACAAATTTTGTTACATCACATAACCATATAGGTTTTAAACCTAAATGATACAATGCCCCTCCCGTTACCGGAGTGTTTATCATTTTTTTTAAAGTAGTATAATCAGCTGGTTTTTCTTTTGTAGAAATAGATAAATGAACTGAGGTTTGATTGTTTGAAAGTTCATCAAGTAAAATATCAGCCCCTGCTACCATTTGAAGAGCACTTTTTGATTCTTGCCATTCAGGAAGGTCAATATACCAATTCCCATCTTCTTTATTAAAAGTGTATGTTTTCATAAATTATTTATTTTTCCTTAAATCCTTGTTCTTAATAAAATCGAGAAAGTTATTCTTTGTTATTCCTTTTGATTTACTAAGGGAATATTGTCTCATCCCTTCACTGACATGATTCATCATTTCACCCATATCACTCTTACTAAAAGAAACTACATTTTCAGTTTTTATGTTTAACATTTTTGAAGTGTGAATCGCATCAATATCTGCCCCTAAAAAATTGAATGTCCATTTTTCTGTATCTTCTAATGATTTAATAGTTTTTGCAATTTGATGAAAGGTAAATTCTCGACTTGCATTTTCTAATCCATCAGTCAGTATAACCATTACAATACTCATTTCGTCATTCAATATTTTTGATTCATTAGCTATTCTGATAGAGTTAATAGACATTCCGATAGCATCTAATAACGCAGTAGTTCCACTTGGTCGATATCTTGTCGTACTTAAAAATTCGAGAGCATCTATGGTTTGATTTAATTGAACATCATCAACCTTGTCATCAAAAATTGTAAGGGAAACTAAAAAATGTTGTTCTGGAAATTCTTTTTGCAATTTTTGAATTGTTTCTAATTGTGCATTAAATCCGTTTACAGTAGATTCGATGCAATTGCTCATGGAACCACTTTTGTCTAATACAAAATGGTAAAGTGTTTTTTTGTTTTTCATAATGTGTTTAATTTATTATTACGGACAAAATTAGCTGCAGTTTGTTTGAAAATAAATTCTTTGCAAGCTTGCAATATTTATTTGCCATAGGATTTAGTTAAGTTATTTGTATTTCAATTATCAAAGTAAATTGGGGGGGTGCTTTGAGTAATTTTATTATAAAATGAATACTATTTTTTAATAAACTATTACTTTAAGTTTTTCATTTTATAGTATTATTAATCAAAACATTAAATTACAATAGTAAATTAAAACGAATTGTATTTGTTTGCTAAGCGTATAAATCCGAATTCAATTCGGATTTATACGTTTTTAACCGGTTCATTTTTTGATGGTTATCAAGTGGATTTACAAATTTCGGTGTTTTAGAATAGTGGTTTTTAAAAAATATTATTTAGAATAATTTATTTATATATAATAATTTTTAGTTTCTTAGGTTATTATTAATATATGTGATGTCATACAAAAATCAATGATGAATAAATTATCTAACACCTCTCAAAATAGTACTGTTAAATACGATTTTGTGCATTTTTTTTCAAATTTAAACAGCATAGGTTTAGCTTCTTTACTTAAAGACGACATTCTATATGATGAGCTTTCTAAAGATGATTGGATAGCTCTTTTTGAAAAGCAATTTGAAAGTTTTAAACAAGAAAAAATCTCTTTCTTGAAACCCATTCCTGGCAGTTGCTTAGGATGTAAAAAAGGATGTTCAGGTTTTACTTTTTTAGATGAAGATAGCGGTTTCTATGTTGATTTGGCTATTGAAAGTAATGGAGCTATTATAGTTGACTTTACCGATTGTGTCAATTTGGAAAATAAAATATTGGGCCTCAACAAGAAAGAGCAAATTTTTATGAATGACAAAGACCTACATGGTACTACTCAAGAATTTCCCTTTTAAATTTTTTTATGAAAAATAATTTTGTGCTCTTAGTTGTTCTATTGTTTTCGACCTTAATCTACAGTCAGCAGTTTCAAATTGGCGATAGAGTTGTTGTAAAGTTAAAGGATTTGAAATTATTAGATTATTCGCCTTCTATGAAAGTGCATACTTACCAATATGTTGGTAAAATGAAAGATAAGTATTTGTTTGATAGGAGATTGGTCGAAATTCTTATAGGTCTTAAAAATGGGGTAGTGGTGACCACAATTTACAATCTCAAACTTAATACTGACGAGCATAGAATTGAAAAGTCAACCTTGAAAAGGGTAAACAAATCTGTTGGTAAAGAATTACAATTTGTACCGCACAATTCGTTTGCAATTACTAAGGGAAATAAGTTTATTTCATTAAAGATTTGCAATACACCTTTGACTTTCGATCAACCTAGAATGGTGTATTTAACTACCATTAAATACAGCATTTTGATGCCTTAATTATTTATAATGTACTATGAAATTTGCGCAAAAAATTATAATTGGAATTCTTATGGTTTTTACCTTAGGTTGTACCCATAACAAAAAAACTAAGTTAGTTAAGCCAACTCCAAAACCTTTGGTTTGGCATATTGCAGGCTTACCCAATTGGTTTATTTTAAGTAATTCGAAAATCATTTATAAACGATGGGGAATAAATATTTTTTTAGATGGTTGCTCGGGTTCTATTGAAGGTATAAAGAGCAATAAAAAGATAGCTAAGATTCTCGAGAAGCGTCATGGGAAATATTGGCGACAAGTTTTTGAAATGGCAGTAGATGAAGAGATAGTGAATAGGTATTCAGTCATTGATTTAGTTTCCAACTGTCCAGAAGTGGTAAAGATTCAAAAGGAATTTAATGTGAGCATAAAAAACAGTAACACACGGGTTATTTGTATTGGAAAAAATCGATATGCTGTTTTAGTAACCTGGTACGATCCTAATAATGAAAACAAACAGATTCCAGGGCAGCAATTAATCGTAAATCTAGCCACTAAAGCGGTTACGAAAAGTAATGAGAAGTTTGATTGGAGTGCGGAGTTTTAGTAAATATTTAAAGCTAATTTTTATCAATTGATTAGCATTTTGGATGATGGTATTGTTATTACAAAAAGAGCCTATTTTTATAATTAGATTAACATATAATATCACTAAAAGTTGGTATTTCAATTTTACAATTAAGTCATTATATTTACAAATCTATTCATTTATTAAAAATTTAAAATTATGTTTGAAAATGCATTTTCATTTGAAGGAAGAATTAGAAGAACCGAATACGGAATTTCGGGTATTATTTACGGATTCTTTGTTGTGGTAATTAATTTAATTATCTCCGGAAGTGATGGAGACTTAGCTATACTTGGACTAGCATATATCCCAATGTTGTGGTTTTTTTGGGCTCAAGGTGCTAAAAGATGTCACGATGTTGGAAATAGTGGATGGTGGCAATTAATTCCTTTTTATGGGTTTTGGCTTTTATTTCAAGATGGAGATTATGGCCAAAATAAATATGGAAACAATCCTAAAGAAATTCTACAAAACACCATTAATTATGGTTCATCTCATAATCAACAATCTTCTAATCCAGCTGGAGGTTATAATCAAGGTAGTTATAGTGGGGGACATAATAATCAAAATAACTCAGATTTTTCAAATAACCAATCGAATTCAAGTTATTCTAAAACTAATACATCTGGAGAATATAACAGTGGGGAACTATACAAATAGCAATAAATATTATGACAGATTTAAGAAATTTTACAATTAGCAGTACTAATCCTTGTCTCATTATTTTCTTAATTGACCAGAGCGGATCAATGAGTGAAAAATTTGGAAATACAACGCATGATAAAGCTAAAGAAGTTGCGAATGCAATAAATGAATTATTGTATGAAGTTGGTTTACGATGTTATTCTGGGGACGATATAAAAAATAGATTTGAAATTGGAATAATTGGTTACGGCAAAGAAAACAATGTACAATCTGGTTGGGAAGGAGAATTGTTAAACAAATGGGTAGTTTCAATTAAAAATATTTTTGAATATCCATTAAAAGAGGAAGACAATAAACCAGTATGGATTACTCCAATTGCTAGTGGTTCTACACCAATGAAAAAGGCATTTGAAAATGCAAAACGACTTTGTCAGGATTGGATTAATTGGGGGAATCATAGTGAATGCCATCCTCCAATTATTATAAATATTACAGATGGAGAAGCTACAGATGGTGGAAATAATTATCAAAGTTTGATAAACGAAGTAAATGAACTAAAACTATTAAGAACAAATTACGGATTAGTAAATGTTTTAAATATTCATATTTCTGAAAAAATTTCCGATAGAGTATTGTTTCCTAACGAAGTTGATAACCTTAATAATAAATTTTCAAGATTATTATTTGATATGTCAACACCTTTAAATGAAAATATGGTTAGAATTGCTTTACAAAAAGGATATAATATTTCTAACAATCCGAAGGGATATATTTATAATGGTAATGCAGTTGATTTAATAAATTTCTTAAACATTGGAACTCCACAATAATGGAAATAAAAGTTCTGCAAATACATAAAAAAGCTTCTATCGAATATAAACATATTCAAGATAAGTATAATTTTTCAACTTCAAAAAAATGTATTGCACTTTCAGATGGGACGACTCAAAGTTTTAGGTCTGAATTATGGGCAAGAATGTTAGTAGATAATTTCGTTAGAAATCCTTTGTTTGATATTAATTTATTAAAAAATGAGTTTAAAAATTTAGCAATTAAATTTAATAATATTGATTTTGAATTTAGTTCAAACTTCGCTAAAGCATCATTGGAAAGAGCAAAAAAAAGTAAAGGCGGCACAGCTACCTTTATTGGTTTGCAGTTCATTAATGATTCCTCCATTAATGTTTTGAATTGTGGAGACACTTGTTTGTTTATTATTAGAAATAATGAAATTATTTCGTTTCCATTTAAAAATATTGAAGAATTAGATAATAACAATTATTTCATAAATTCTAATAAATTAATAGATAACGAAGTAGAATTTGAATTCTTTAATTTTAATAAAATTGAAATTTTAAAGAATGACAAAATTATTTTAGCAACAGATGCTATTAGTAGATTAATTTTTAGAAATCCAAAAACCATTGCTTTGATCTTAAAATGCAATAATTTTGAAGATTTAAAAAAATTTTGTGAATCAAGTTGGGATAACAAAGAATTAGAAGAAGATGATATTTCGATTGTTATTGTTTCTCCAATTTCATCAAATAGAACAATTGAAATAATTCCTCCTATAGATTTTTCTTTTCCTAAGATAGTCGAAAAAGAATTTATTCCTTTATCAGAAAATCGAAATTTCATTAACAATATAAATAATTTAGAAATGGAACAATTTAACAGAATGATGCAGCAAC
This sequence is a window from Flavobacterium ammoniigenes. Protein-coding genes within it:
- a CDS encoding vWA domain-containing protein, with the translated sequence MKNKKTLYHFVLDKSGSMSNCIESTVNGFNAQLETIQKLQKEFPEQHFLVSLTIFDDKVDDVQLNQTIDALEFLSTTRYRPSGTTALLDAIGMSINSIRIANESKILNDEMSIVMVILTDGLENASREFTFHQIAKTIKSLEDTEKWTFNFLGADIDAIHTSKMLNIKTENVVSFSKSDMGEMMNHVSEGMRQYSLSKSKGITKNNFLDFIKNKDLRKNK
- a CDS encoding exonuclease domain-containing protein, producing the protein MNLSKIAQEYYNLGFIPTCISYLKTEYNIKENNPEKAPCHPWRRWQIRRPELKDITSLPWEYSSGIGAVLGNTRSYGKHHRCIDIDNCSSIDLIKDILRQLFLPEDYEWVVKTPNGFHIHVYSGDIEFASAEDLHEGVLALLPNETYKNKFKRIELRWAHHVVLPPTILNGIEYKFLFCDNQFPVNEPKRIDADSTLFFLAKYCGSYSENFNLNDGNKAIINNFYFKVTYGSDDLSKRGFPDGLQVFKLSSFNENIIQAENNSDLIYSSNNDIRFSPLFLDIETTGLINNPTNYDLYPRVIQIAYTEQKVETINHERRSVSIIANHYIRPDDFTVSNEIQNLTGLSDSYLSENGIGIEDVLMGFRFINERQTHIISYNTEFDMSILDSEYLRLKKSKPYIDNYLRQGGLQIFCLMKKINSIYGGKYLNLIDAYELLFKEPLPIKTHNAVNDVEILMDCFYLLVLYKHIRLVNQGRTLI
- a CDS encoding DUF6717 family protein; its protein translation is MKTYTFNKEDGNWYIDLPEWQESKSALQMVAGADILLDELSNNQTSVHLSISTKEKPADYTTLKKMINTPVTGGALYHLGLKPIWLCDVTKFVFGEFPQKIHFKVI
- a CDS encoding DUF805 domain-containing protein, yielding MFENAFSFEGRIRRTEYGISGIIYGFFVVVINLIISGSDGDLAILGLAYIPMLWFFWAQGAKRCHDVGNSGWWQLIPFYGFWLLFQDGDYGQNKYGNNPKEILQNTINYGSSHNQQSSNPAGGYNQGSYSGGHNNQNNSDFSNNQSNSSYSKTNTSGEYNSGELYK
- a CDS encoding helix-turn-helix transcriptional regulator gives rise to the protein MGISRSAYRRYKVIDSLLRNTMRPYPTLVDIQEACENKLDISPSLDTLEKDIRNMKLPEPDGFDAPIYYCRLNKGYQYTNPNFSINSIGLTDTDINSIKEAMELLQNISGERVGERFSYAIDKILTSFKETFPDGNSKRKIIQTDYVPGARGFENFDLLFRACKNKYSISFVHYSYNKREFKSVIVHPVMLKEFENKWYLVGYSESHDALRTFGFDRIYQPLFLKRKFIDRDAVEVESYCKDIYGVYPIENQPTQTITFLTSYKITNYFDAYPIHSSQKGEKNESGSSFFTLEVVPSVELIRLFRSYGKNLEVINPQWLRDQTKTLL
- a CDS encoding vWA domain-containing protein, which translates into the protein MTDLRNFTISSTNPCLIIFLIDQSGSMSEKFGNTTHDKAKEVANAINELLYEVGLRCYSGDDIKNRFEIGIIGYGKENNVQSGWEGELLNKWVVSIKNIFEYPLKEEDNKPVWITPIASGSTPMKKAFENAKRLCQDWINWGNHSECHPPIIINITDGEATDGGNNYQSLINEVNELKLLRTNYGLVNVLNIHISEKISDRVLFPNEVDNLNNKFSRLLFDMSTPLNENMVRIALQKGYNISNNPKGYIYNGNAVDLINFLNIGTPQ